In a genomic window of Cuculus canorus isolate bCucCan1 chromosome Z, bCucCan1.pri, whole genome shotgun sequence:
- the LOC128850353 gene encoding SUN domain-containing protein 2-like isoform X2, whose amino-acid sequence MVLCGMEPSGRCWRRASRWWRSRSEWELLEGLVSHQDAGLKEDLHCHDQPPPGGGTVPSIGQSVPVAVLGGAAGLVFQQEDLQVKLQTLDALKLKILVKVLEDQRQLARDTQASIGMALRQGVAEEQAHLIVGQALKPNIEDCVGMVIPENCWAFCGSQGFAIVHLSSIICVTAMTIQHIPKALSLQGTMPRAAKDFADCRRACGQTRERNRGCSGWMPWRRVQEGRARKLCIWLWGALGGGSLP is encoded by the exons ATGGTGCTGTGCGGGATGGAGCCTTCGGGAAG GTGCTGGAGAAGAGCATCGAGGTGGTGGAGGTCAAGGTCAgagtgggagctgctggaggggctggTGAGCCACCAGGACGCAGGGCTGAAGGAGGATCTGCACTGTCATGACCAGCCACCTCCAG GTGGAGGCACAGTTCCCAGCATAGGTCAGTCGGTTCCTGTTGCAGTTCTGGGTGGTGCTGCTGGCCTTGTCTTTCAGCAGGAAGACTTGCAAGTGAAGCTGCAGACCCTGGATGCTCTGAAGCTCAAGATCCTGGTCAAAGTCTTGGAGGACCAGAGGCAGTTGGCACGTGACACTCAGGCAAGTATAGGAATGGCCCTGCGGCAAGGTGTGGCAGAGGAG CAAGCACACCTCATCGTGGGTCAAGCCTTGAAGCCCAACATCGAGGACTGCGTGGGGATGGTCATTCCCGAGAACTGCTGGGCATTTTGTGGGTCCCAGGGCTTTGCCATCGTCCACCTCTCCAGCATCATCTGCGTCACAGCCATGACCATACAGCACATCCCCAAAGCACTCTCACTCCAGGGGACCATGCCCAGAGCCGCCAAGGACTTTGCTGACTGTAGGAGAGCCTGTGGCCAGACCCGGGAGAGGAACAGGGGGTGTAGTGGGTGGATGCCATGGCGGAGGGTGCAGGAAGGCAGGGCCAGAAAGCTGTGTATCTGGCTGTGGGGTGCTCTGGGTGGTGGGTCCCTGCCCTGA
- the LOC128850353 gene encoding uncharacterized protein LOC128850353 isoform X1 — MRGTSRSRPGRRQKTKSEDGIGVGGVRLPALRQRSLRLLGMPFAKWLSSTYSSKANATQLLTLWMLGTPSRKQVRGSGFLWHSRPMDFPSSGAAAGDGSMLKPPVFWCWRRASRWWRSRSEWELLEGLVSHQDAGLKEDLHCHDQPPPGGGTVPSIGQSVPVAVLGGAAGLVFQQEDLQVKLQTLDALKLKILVKVLEDQRQLARDTQASIGMALRQGVAEEQAHLIVGQALKPNIEDCVGMVIPENCWAFCGSQGFAIVHLSSIICVTAMTIQHIPKALSLQGTMPRAAKDFADCRRACGQTRERNRGCSGWMPWRRVQEGRARKLCIWLWGALGGGSLP; from the exons ATGCGGGGTACCTCGCGGTCCCGGCCCGGAAGAAGGCAGAAGACAAAGTCGGAAGACGGAATCGGAGTCGGGGGTGTGCGGCTCCCGGCTCTTCGTCAGCGCTCTCTTCGG CTCCTGGGAATGCCTTTTGCCAAGTGGCTCAGCTCCACCTACAGCTCCAAAGCAAACGCGACACAGCTACTAACTTTGTGGATGCTAGGAACGCCTTCAAGAAAGCAGGTTAGGGGCTCAGGTTTCCTCTGGCATTCCAGACCCATGGATTTTCCAtcctctggagctgctgcgGGAGATGGGAGCATGCTTAAGCCACCTGTATTTTG GTGCTGGAGAAGAGCATCGAGGTGGTGGAGGTCAAGGTCAgagtgggagctgctggaggggctggTGAGCCACCAGGACGCAGGGCTGAAGGAGGATCTGCACTGTCATGACCAGCCACCTCCAG GTGGAGGCACAGTTCCCAGCATAGGTCAGTCGGTTCCTGTTGCAGTTCTGGGTGGTGCTGCTGGCCTTGTCTTTCAGCAGGAAGACTTGCAAGTGAAGCTGCAGACCCTGGATGCTCTGAAGCTCAAGATCCTGGTCAAAGTCTTGGAGGACCAGAGGCAGTTGGCACGTGACACTCAGGCAAGTATAGGAATGGCCCTGCGGCAAGGTGTGGCAGAGGAG CAAGCACACCTCATCGTGGGTCAAGCCTTGAAGCCCAACATCGAGGACTGCGTGGGGATGGTCATTCCCGAGAACTGCTGGGCATTTTGTGGGTCCCAGGGCTTTGCCATCGTCCACCTCTCCAGCATCATCTGCGTCACAGCCATGACCATACAGCACATCCCCAAAGCACTCTCACTCCAGGGGACCATGCCCAGAGCCGCCAAGGACTTTGCTGACTGTAGGAGAGCCTGTGGCCAGACCCGGGAGAGGAACAGGGGGTGTAGTGGGTGGATGCCATGGCGGAGGGTGCAGGAAGGCAGGGCCAGAAAGCTGTGTATCTGGCTGTGGGGTGCTCTGGGTGGTGGGTCCCTGCCCTGA
- the LOC104062654 gene encoding E3 SUMO-protein ligase ZBED1-like yields MADVNPKGVSPFFWKSIKPEDDDASGGAQPMEDDAGRARPMEEVTEEPPLPLIPQSVQEEMAIVFNPYGMAAGSQAPSARRRRERVPDGPSSVLYVNRRKSKVWNYYTKLGDAYVECNVCKKQLSFHNSTTTMREHLVRKHSIRDTLLSQLKDDPASESDYATSETTLKRSRQMTPENHSEPRSDIIVELVLEMIFRDLHPLSMVEDKGFSLLLGYLEPSFSLPAPTQLSVMLRHRYNVVKQHLERYLQTVQAIAVSVEFWESRLGQTYLTITANVIDGEWQRVRCVLETQQAHRDEAGGNIVEKLYTVLSEFGLSGKSIFCVVQDSPWSVVANGQQLEDMHGWRSLCCAARSLQRCVQAGLEVEQIQEALSIARGIVQYFQQDSKASGSLKSKLEAINKSKMRLVMDTASRWISTMEMCESLLDLKWAILSILEEHPKGAAGIQNLADHQWKLLQDLIPVLRTIRIATSFLREGQNISVSSLMPCIHGIVAAIGQQAEEGSAVIKTVVSNIRLELTEQWGLSENEKVLENPAVIASFLDPRFKELRFLRPSLRSELHNCVKTMLSQVFHPPSTSTAPFWVPSSDSKMEGRDAGSYKERSSSTASQSIYDILLGKDPTENMPEIHQQLENYIVEPLCKRSTDPLDWWKNNERRFPAVAHLGRQYLTIPATAVLPHQAFAAGESTLEHRRAILAPENLDQIIFLHQNFDFLESLRSRNEGRNVV; encoded by the exons ATGGCAGATGTAAATCCCAAGGGAGTGTCTCCATTCTTCTGGAAGAGCATTAAACCAGAGGATGACGATGCCAGTGGTGGGGCACAGCCGATGGAAGACGATGCTGGCAGAGCACGGCCAATGGAGGAGGTGACAGAGGAGCCCCCACTCCCGCTCATCCCGCAGTCGGTACAAG AGGAAATGGCGATAGTCTTCAACCCCTATGGCATGGCAGCTGGCAGTCAGGCACCGTCGGCCCGGAGGAGGCGGGAAAGAGTTCCAGATGGTCCCAGCAGTGTGCTGTATGTCAACCGGCGGAAATCCAAGGTGTGGAACTACTACACTAAGCTGGGAGATGCCTATGTGGAATGCAATGTCTGCAAGAAGCAGCTCTCCTTCCACAACAGCACCACCACCATGCGGGAACACCTGGTCCGGAAGCATAGTATCCGTGACACCCTGCTCTCCCAACTCAAGGATGATCCAGCTTCCGAATCCGACTACGCAACGTCAGAAACCACCCTGAAACGCTCCCGGCAGATGACCCCAGAGAACCACTCAGAGCCTAGAAGCGACATCATCGTGGAGCTGGTGCTGGAGATGATCTTCCGTGATTTGCATCCTCTCTCTATGGTGGAGGACAAAGGGTTTAGTCTCCTCCTTGGATATCTGGAGCCAAGtttttcccttccagctccCACACAGCTTTCTGTCATGCTGCGGCACAGGTACAATGTGGTCAAGCAGCACCTGGAACGCTACCTGCAGACAGTACAAGCCATTGCAGTCTCTGTGGAATTCTGGGAATCACGGCTTGGCCAAACCTACCTGACCATCACGGCCAATGTTATCGATGGGGAATGGCAGCGGGTACGATGCGTCTTGGAGACGCAACAAGCACACAGAGATGAAGCAGGGGGCAATATAGTGGAGAAACTTTACACTGTCCTCTCTGAATTTGGCTTATCTGGTAAATCCATCTTCTGTGTTGTGCAGGACAGCCCATGGAGTGTGGTGGCCAATGGCCAGCAACTAGAGGACATGCATGGCTGGAGGagcctgtgctgtgctgctcgGAGCCTTCAACGCTGCGTCCAAGCTGGGCTGGAAGTGGAGCAAATCCAAGAAGCCTTGAGCATTGCCCGCGGGATTGTCCAATATTTCCAGCAGGACTCAAAAGCCTCTGGCTCCTTGAAGAGCAAGCTGGAAGCCATCAATAAATCCAAGATGAGGCTCGTGATGGACACGGCATCCCGCTGGATATCCACCATGGAGATGTGCGAGAGCCTGTTGGACCTGAAGTGGGCCATCCTGTCCATCCTGGAGGAGCATCCCAAGGGAGCAGCAGGCATCCAGAACTTGGCTGATCACCAGTGGAAGCTCCTGCAGGACCTAATCCCAGTACTGAGGACCATCAGGATTGCCACGTCCTTCCTGCGGGAAGGGCAGAACATTTCCGTCTCTTCCCTGATGCCTTGCATCCACGGGATTGTTGCTGCCATCGGGCAGCAGGCAGAAGAAGGCAGTGCTGTCATCAAGACAGTGGTGAGCAACATCCGGTTGGAGCTgacagagcagtgggggctctCAGAGAATGAGAAAGTGCTGGAAAACCCAGCAGTCATCGCCTCATTCCTGGATCCACGCTTCAAGGAGCTGAGGTTTCTACGCCCCAGCCTACGGAGCGAGCTGCATAATTGCGTCAAGACAATGCTGTCACAGGTTTTTCACCCTCCATCCACATCCACTGCTCCCTTTTGGGTGCCAAGCTCGGATTCCAAAATGGAGGGCAGGGATGCGGGCAGCTACAAGGAGAGAAGTTCCAGCACTGCATCCCAGAGCATCTATGACATCCTTTTGGGGAAGGATCCAACAGAGAACATGCCAGAGATCCACCAGCAACTGGAAAACTACATTGTAGAGCCGCTTTGCAAGCGGAGCACGGATCCATTGGACTGGTGGAAGAACAACGAGCGGCGCTTCCCAGCTGTGGCGCACCTCGGCCGGCAGTACCTCACCATTCCCGCCACTGCAGTGCTGCCGCACCAGGCCTTTGCTGCTGGGGAGAGCACCCTGGAGCATCGTCGAGCAATCCTGGCACCAGAAAACCTGGACCAAATAATCTTCCTGCATCAAAATTTTGACTTTTTAGAGTCATTGAGAAGCAGGAATGAGGGTCGTAATGTGGTCTGA